Proteins from a genomic interval of Kitasatospora herbaricolor:
- a CDS encoding RNA polymerase sigma factor has protein sequence MSASTSRSLPPEIAESAALLALIERGKAQGQIAGDDVRQAFEADQIPVTKWKNVMRSLNQVLIEEGVDLMVSAAEPAAAKRKSVAAKSTTKRTATKAVTTRTPSAPTKPPVRIAPGAPVAPPVPVAVAAPAVDGPLVAAAAADEPKAAVAKKAAAPAKKAVAKKAAAPAKKTAAKKTAAKGGKGDEELIGEEELVEEAAPGAKGEEAEPEEESQGFVLSDDDEDDAPAQQVAVAGATADPVKDYLKQIGKVPLLNAEQEVELAKRIEAGLFAEDKLSAADKLAPKLKRELEIIAEDGRRAKNHLLEANLRLVVSLAKRYTGRGMLFLDLIQEGNLGLIRAVEKFDYTKGYKFSTYATWWIRQAITRAMADQARTIRIPVHMVEVINKLARVQRQMLQDLGREPTPEELAKELDMTPEKVIEVQKYGREPISLHTPLGEDGDSEFGDLIEDSEAVVPADAVSFTLLQEQLHSVLDTLSEREAGVVSMRFGLTDGQPKTLDEIGKVYGVTRERIRQIESKTMSKLRHPSRSQVLRDYLD, from the coding sequence GTGTCGGCCAGCACATCCCGTTCGCTCCCCCCCGAGATCGCCGAGTCCGCGGCTCTGCTGGCGCTCATCGAGCGGGGCAAGGCCCAGGGGCAGATCGCCGGTGACGACGTGCGTCAGGCTTTCGAGGCGGACCAGATCCCGGTCACCAAGTGGAAGAACGTCATGCGCAGCCTCAATCAGGTCCTGATTGAGGAAGGCGTGGACCTCATGGTCAGCGCGGCCGAGCCGGCCGCCGCCAAGCGCAAGAGTGTCGCGGCCAAGAGCACCACCAAGCGCACCGCGACCAAGGCGGTCACCACCCGGACCCCGTCCGCCCCCACCAAGCCCCCGGTGCGGATCGCGCCCGGCGCGCCCGTGGCCCCGCCCGTCCCGGTCGCCGTCGCGGCCCCGGCGGTGGACGGCCCGCTCGTGGCCGCTGCCGCCGCCGACGAGCCCAAGGCCGCCGTGGCGAAGAAGGCCGCCGCGCCCGCCAAGAAGGCCGTGGCGAAGAAGGCCGCCGCGCCCGCCAAGAAGACCGCCGCCAAGAAGACCGCCGCCAAGGGCGGCAAGGGCGACGAGGAACTGATCGGCGAGGAGGAGCTGGTCGAGGAGGCCGCGCCCGGCGCCAAGGGCGAGGAGGCCGAGCCCGAGGAGGAGTCGCAGGGCTTCGTGCTCTCCGACGACGACGAGGACGACGCGCCGGCCCAGCAGGTCGCCGTCGCCGGCGCCACCGCCGACCCGGTCAAGGACTACCTCAAGCAGATCGGCAAGGTCCCGCTGCTCAACGCCGAGCAGGAGGTCGAGCTCGCCAAGCGGATCGAGGCCGGCCTCTTCGCCGAGGACAAGCTGAGCGCCGCGGACAAGCTGGCCCCCAAGCTCAAGCGCGAGCTGGAGATCATCGCCGAGGACGGCCGCCGCGCCAAGAACCACCTGCTGGAGGCCAACCTCCGCCTGGTGGTCTCGCTGGCCAAGCGCTACACCGGCCGCGGCATGCTGTTCCTGGACCTGATCCAGGAGGGCAACCTCGGTCTGATCCGCGCGGTCGAGAAGTTCGACTACACCAAGGGCTACAAGTTCTCCACGTACGCCACCTGGTGGATCCGTCAGGCGATCACCCGCGCGATGGCCGACCAGGCCCGCACCATCCGCATCCCGGTGCACATGGTCGAGGTCATCAACAAGCTGGCCCGCGTCCAGCGCCAGATGCTCCAGGACCTGGGCCGCGAGCCCACCCCGGAGGAGCTGGCCAAGGAACTCGACATGACCCCCGAGAAGGTCATCGAGGTCCAGAAGTACGGTCGCGAGCCCATTTCGCTGCACACCCCGCTCGGCGAGGACGGCGACAGCGAGTTCGGTGACCTGATCGAGGACTCCGAGGCGGTCGTCCCGGCCGACGCGGTCTCGTTCACCCTGCTCCAGGAGCAGCTGCACTCGGTGCTGGACACCCTGTCCGAGCGCGAGGCCGGCGTGGTCTCGATGCGCTTCGGCCTCACCGACGGCCAGCCGAAGACGCTGGACGAGATCGGCAAGGTCTACGGGGTCACCCGTGAGCGGATCCGCCAGATCGAGTCCAAGACCATGTCCAAGCTGCGCCACCCGTCGCGCTCCCAGGTGCTGCGCGACTACCTGGACTAG